The following coding sequences are from one Diabrotica virgifera virgifera chromosome 2, PGI_DIABVI_V3a window:
- the LOC126880338 gene encoding uncharacterized protein LOC126880338 encodes MKSFVVLLVICAEAWAGDKFLDLAQAVKECGAGPGGANELKESLDLQKDGATVFCVLNKSGLINENGDMIESNVREIYKNVYGSEKELDTVILKCGTKNGKTREEAAFNYFICYQTLPPETKKP; translated from the exons ATGAAGAGTTTTGTTGTCTTACTTGTGATTTGTGCTGAAGCATGG GCTGGTGATAAATTCCTTGACTTAGCTCAAGCCGTAAAAGAATGTGGTGCTGGACCTGGTGGGGCAAATGAACTCAAGGAATCGTTGGATCTACAAAAAGACGGAGCGACAGTCTTCTGCGTATTGAACAAAAGTGGACTGATAAACGAAAATGGAGATATGATCGAGAGTAACGTAAGAGAAATATATAAAAACGTGTATGGCAGTGAAAAAGAATTGGACACAGTAATTCTGAAATGTGGGACTAAAAATGGAAAAACTCGCGAAGAGGCAgcttttaattattttatttgttacCAGACTCTTCCTCCGGAAACGAAAAAACCTtga